One window of the Carnobacterium maltaromaticum DSM 20342 genome contains the following:
- a CDS encoding helix-turn-helix domain-containing protein: protein MDFQQLKTIYPTAKLSDTRQLDTALLNFPYSNQWIQIESQDLSTSEIKLLNQLFKYSETAANSLNTHFWYQFLWENKQISTTKHGDYRVIQFEIVHPSQNENATSWLEAFQNIFEGCEDAFFISENYGIIIEEKQKTELSTKEIVGVLQALEDDFSIKSICYIGQYWTITPSFPSLFNEEYTIFQKQKGQNKGLAVLSLSQLALSHYIKSALEESELLSELKKIFSDQAEWRELVKALWETQGNISMAAKSLYVHRNTLQYRIDRFNEATGFSLKDKDDLMLCYLLLL from the coding sequence TTGGATTTCCAACAACTTAAAACAATCTATCCAACCGCTAAATTATCCGATACTCGTCAGCTTGATACAGCGCTCTTAAATTTTCCCTACTCTAATCAATGGATACAAATTGAAAGCCAAGACTTATCCACATCCGAAATAAAACTACTTAATCAACTGTTTAAGTATTCTGAAACAGCGGCTAACTCGCTCAATACACACTTTTGGTATCAATTTTTATGGGAAAATAAACAGATATCCACAACTAAGCACGGTGACTATCGAGTGATTCAATTTGAAATTGTTCATCCTTCTCAAAATGAAAACGCTACTTCTTGGTTAGAAGCTTTTCAAAATATTTTTGAAGGCTGTGAAGATGCCTTTTTCATTAGTGAAAATTACGGAATTATCATCGAAGAAAAGCAAAAAACTGAACTAAGTACTAAAGAAATAGTAGGCGTCCTTCAAGCCTTAGAAGATGATTTTTCTATAAAATCCATTTGCTATATTGGGCAATATTGGACTATAACTCCATCTTTTCCAAGTTTATTTAATGAAGAGTATACCATTTTTCAAAAACAAAAAGGGCAAAATAAAGGTTTAGCAGTCCTCTCTTTATCTCAACTAGCCCTTTCCCACTATATCAAATCTGCTCTGGAAGAGAGCGAATTACTTAGTGAACTCAAGAAAATATTCTCTGATCAAGCGGAGTGGAGAGAATTAGTCAAAGCCCTTTGGGAGACACAAGGGAATATTTCAATGGCTGCCAAAAGCCTCTATGTGCATAGAAATACCTTGCAATATCGTATAGATCGCTTCAATGA
- the tadA gene encoding tRNA adenosine(34) deaminase TadA has product MYTHVEKEKFMREAIVEAKKAGDKLEVPIGAVIVLDGKIIARGHNRREETNDATTHAEMIAIREANQVMESWRLEEASLFVTLEPCPMCSGALIMSRMKAVYYGAADPKGGTAGTLLNLLTDTRFNHQVAVEKGILEEECGKLLSDFFRELRKRKKIEKIKQKIAIDEINTTK; this is encoded by the coding sequence ATGTATACACATGTGGAAAAAGAAAAATTTATGCGAGAAGCTATCGTAGAAGCTAAAAAAGCTGGGGATAAGTTAGAAGTACCGATTGGAGCAGTCATCGTTTTAGATGGAAAAATCATTGCTAGAGGTCATAATCGTCGTGAAGAAACGAACGATGCAACAACCCATGCTGAAATGATTGCCATTCGAGAAGCAAATCAGGTAATGGAGAGTTGGCGCTTAGAGGAGGCTAGTTTGTTCGTGACTTTGGAGCCTTGCCCAATGTGTAGTGGCGCGCTTATTATGTCTCGAATGAAGGCCGTTTATTATGGAGCAGCAGATCCTAAAGGTGGAACAGCAGGAACTCTATTAAACTTATTAACAGATACTCGATTTAATCATCAAGTTGCTGTGGAAAAAGGAATCTTAGAAGAAGAATGTGGAAAACTCCTAAGTGATTTTTTCAGAGAATTGCGAAAAAGGAAAAAAATAGAAAAAATAAAACAAAAAATAGCGATAGATGAAATAAATACCACAAAATAG
- the proC gene encoding pyrroline-5-carboxylate reductase: protein MKIGFIGTGNMARAIIKGIIESKQLPNENIFVFNRDSDKTTSFAIETNTHPCTSSQKLAESVDVLVLAVKPGVIPTVLKELHTTFLKHQPLLVSIAAGTTIASLEDTLGSIQKHPIIRVMPNLNALIGKGMAAVCSNQFASKQQISFVLDLFNSIGIAIELEEHHFSTFTAIAGSSPAYTFLFIDSLARGAVKNGMPKDLATKIATQAVLGSAEMLLASDKSPWDLIDQVSSPGGTTVAGLVALEDEAFISTVIKGVDATIKRDHELMND from the coding sequence ATGAAAATAGGCTTTATTGGAACAGGAAATATGGCACGAGCCATTATTAAAGGCATCATTGAAAGCAAACAATTACCTAACGAAAATATTTTTGTCTTTAATAGGGATTCAGATAAGACCACTAGTTTTGCTATTGAAACAAATACACACCCTTGTACTTCAAGTCAAAAACTTGCAGAATCTGTGGATGTGCTTGTTTTAGCCGTTAAGCCAGGAGTAATTCCTACAGTTTTAAAAGAACTGCACACGACATTTTTAAAACATCAACCTTTGTTGGTATCGATAGCAGCAGGCACAACGATTGCTTCCCTTGAAGACACTCTTGGATCTATTCAAAAACATCCTATCATCCGTGTAATGCCAAATTTAAATGCGTTGATTGGTAAAGGGATGGCAGCAGTATGCAGTAATCAATTTGCTTCAAAACAACAAATTAGCTTCGTTTTAGATTTATTTAATTCAATTGGGATAGCGATTGAACTAGAGGAGCATCATTTCAGTACCTTTACTGCTATCGCAGGGAGTTCGCCAGCTTATACATTTTTATTTATCGACTCACTTGCTCGAGGAGCCGTTAAAAATGGGATGCCAAAAGATTTAGCCACTAAAATTGCAACTCAAGCAGTCCTTGGCAGTGCCGAAATGCTTTTAGCCAGCGACAAATCTCCTTGGGATCTAATTGATCAAGTTTCGTCTCCAGGTGGGACAACTGTTGCTGGACTGGTTGCTCTCGAAGACGAAGCATTTATATCAACAGTCATTAAGGGTGTGGATGCGACAATAAAAAGAGATCACGAGTTAATGAACGACTAA
- a CDS encoding carbonic anhydrase, translating into MDYKNQEEWDFEAGDAQSPINIETSTAVPMVDAGEITINYNDLVIDEVDNGHSIQIDDTGTAVINGRNFDLNQFHFHAKSEHTINSEYFPLEAHFVNKAQNGRLAVLAVLFKEGQANPAFETILQNIKKGEKATVSDPINTSQLFPTDFSYYHYLGSLTTPPLSENVEWYVMEHPVEVSKEQLKTFNTYYDGNNREIQPLNERIILKHENQ; encoded by the coding sequence TTGGATTACAAAAATCAAGAAGAGTGGGATTTTGAAGCTGGTGATGCTCAGTCGCCAATAAATATCGAAACTAGCACTGCCGTTCCCATGGTAGATGCTGGAGAAATCACCATCAACTACAATGATCTTGTGATTGACGAAGTTGATAATGGACATAGTATCCAAATTGATGACACTGGTACGGCAGTCATTAATGGACGGAATTTTGATTTAAACCAATTTCATTTTCATGCTAAAAGTGAACATACCATCAACTCAGAATATTTCCCACTTGAAGCACACTTTGTTAATAAAGCTCAAAACGGTCGCTTAGCGGTACTAGCCGTTTTATTCAAAGAAGGTCAAGCCAATCCAGCATTTGAAACCATTTTACAAAATATTAAAAAAGGTGAAAAAGCTACCGTTTCTGATCCAATTAATACTAGTCAACTTTTCCCAACTGACTTTAGCTACTATCATTATTTAGGTTCACTAACAACTCCACCGCTAAGTGAAAATGTTGAATGGTACGTGATGGAGCATCCTGTAGAAGTTTCTAAAGAACAATTAAAAACATTTAACACCTATTACGATGGAAACAATCGTGAAATCCAGCCATTAAATGAGCGTATAATTCTAAAACACGAGAATCAATAA
- the dnaX gene encoding DNA polymerase III subunit gamma/tau: MSYQALYRVWRPQRFQDIAGQQAITQTLRNALIQGKSSHAYLFTGPRGTGKTSAAKIFAKAINCQFLEDGEPCNECETCKAITSGQLNDVIEIDAASNNGVEEIRDIRDKAKYAPTSADYKVYIIDEVHMLSTGAFNALLKTLEEPPKNVIFILATTEPHKIPLTIISRTQRFDFKRISVKDICARMVYILNQEKIGFEDAALPVIARVAEGGMRDALSILDQVISYGDDMVTVANAMSVTGSLTQELLLSYFDAIVMNNTEKGLSILQSILAEGKDAARFVEDLILFSRDLLVYQQAPEMLDLLEEASADNGFKELSQKIPAKTLYSVITILNETQGEMRFSNHPDIYLEVATVKMTQLRNEAPAVIQEVPTKQVDRVQESSGNANTAYLESELAALKKQLQEMKEQGFSGGAAKTAPAKVQKKVVGGQFKPNTTGIYSVLKEATKDNLVQLRDLWPDLLNMLSVTQRAIMKASTPVAASPNGLIVSFEYDILCQKATNDTELIEAVSEYMRRLIGHTPKMICVPSEQWPTIRTQYLSQNKPDTVTQNKSEGSKDSIQANQAAGDNQQQNVPTNHQISQETEQRVEASPFDGLDDLAPPPDESKTDNSVVSEALELFGESIVEVVND, from the coding sequence ATGAGTTATCAAGCACTTTATCGGGTATGGCGCCCTCAACGTTTTCAAGATATTGCTGGTCAACAAGCAATTACACAGACTCTTAGAAATGCTTTGATACAAGGCAAATCTAGTCATGCTTATCTATTCACCGGTCCACGTGGAACTGGTAAAACCAGTGCCGCTAAGATTTTTGCAAAGGCGATTAATTGTCAGTTTTTAGAAGATGGCGAACCTTGTAATGAATGTGAGACGTGTAAAGCCATTACATCTGGTCAATTAAACGACGTTATTGAAATTGATGCAGCAAGTAATAATGGTGTTGAGGAAATACGTGATATTCGAGATAAGGCTAAGTATGCTCCTACAAGCGCGGACTATAAAGTCTACATCATTGATGAAGTTCATATGTTATCAACAGGTGCATTTAACGCGCTATTAAAAACATTAGAAGAACCTCCTAAAAATGTTATTTTTATTTTAGCTACGACAGAACCACATAAAATTCCATTAACAATTATCTCCCGAACACAGCGTTTTGATTTTAAACGTATTTCGGTGAAAGATATTTGTGCGCGCATGGTTTATATTTTAAATCAAGAAAAAATTGGATTTGAAGATGCAGCATTGCCTGTGATTGCTAGAGTCGCTGAAGGTGGCATGCGGGACGCATTAAGTATTTTAGACCAAGTTATTTCTTACGGAGATGATATGGTGACAGTAGCGAATGCCATGAGTGTTACAGGTAGTTTGACGCAAGAATTACTACTAAGTTACTTTGATGCTATTGTAATGAATAATACTGAAAAAGGACTGTCTATCCTCCAAAGTATTTTAGCTGAAGGTAAAGATGCTGCTCGTTTTGTAGAAGACTTAATTCTATTCAGTCGAGATTTGCTTGTCTATCAACAAGCTCCAGAAATGCTTGATTTATTAGAAGAAGCAAGTGCCGATAATGGATTCAAAGAGTTAAGCCAAAAAATTCCTGCTAAAACGTTGTATAGTGTCATTACGATTTTAAATGAAACGCAAGGAGAGATGCGTTTTAGTAATCATCCGGATATCTATTTGGAAGTAGCGACTGTTAAAATGACCCAGCTTCGGAATGAAGCACCAGCTGTAATTCAGGAAGTACCAACTAAACAAGTAGATCGAGTACAAGAGTCTTCTGGGAATGCCAATACTGCTTATTTAGAATCAGAATTGGCAGCATTGAAGAAGCAACTCCAAGAAATGAAAGAGCAAGGTTTTTCTGGTGGAGCAGCTAAGACAGCTCCTGCTAAAGTTCAGAAAAAAGTTGTTGGTGGACAGTTCAAACCGAATACTACCGGAATTTATAGTGTGCTAAAAGAAGCAACTAAAGATAATTTAGTCCAACTCCGTGATCTATGGCCTGATTTATTGAACATGCTTTCTGTTACACAACGGGCGATTATGAAGGCTTCTACACCAGTAGCAGCAAGTCCAAACGGTTTGATTGTTTCATTTGAATATGATATTTTATGTCAAAAAGCAACCAACGATACTGAATTAATTGAAGCAGTCAGTGAATATATGCGTCGTTTAATCGGGCATACGCCTAAAATGATTTGTGTACCAAGTGAACAATGGCCAACTATCAGAACGCAGTATTTAAGTCAAAATAAACCAGATACAGTTACACAAAATAAGAGTGAAGGCTCAAAAGATTCGATTCAAGCTAATCAAGCAGCAGGAGATAATCAACAGCAAAATGTGCCTACGAACCATCAAATTAGTCAAGAGACAGAGCAACGAGTTGAAGCTTCACCATTTGATGGACTTGATGATTTAGCTCCACCACCAGATGAGTCCAAAACCGATAATTCAGTTGTAAGCGAAGCCTTAGAGCTATTTGGTGAATCAATTGTTGAAGTTGTGAATGATTAA
- a CDS encoding YbaB/EbfC family nucleoid-associated protein, whose translation MRGMGNMQGMMKQMQKMQKEMAETQEALNEKEFIGSASSDLVTVTMTGDKKMKDIVIKPEAVDPDDIDMLQDLILMATNIALDKVDNETQATMGKFTKGIPGF comes from the coding sequence ATGCGTGGAATGGGAAATATGCAAGGTATGATGAAACAAATGCAAAAAATGCAAAAAGAAATGGCTGAAACTCAAGAGGCCCTAAATGAAAAAGAATTTATTGGTTCAGCAAGTAGCGATTTAGTTACTGTAACAATGACTGGCGATAAAAAAATGAAAGATATTGTGATTAAACCAGAAGCAGTTGATCCAGATGATATTGATATGTTGCAAGATTTAATTTTAATGGCAACAAATATAGCTTTAGATAAAGTCGATAATGAAACACAAGCAACAATGGGTAAATTCACTAAAGGAATCCCAGGCTTCTAA
- the recR gene encoding recombination mediator RecR, translated as MHYPEPISKLIDSYQKLPGIGAKTAARLAFFTIDMKEEDVTDFAKALISAKRDLHYCSICGNITEEDPCEICKDTTRDRSVVLVVEDPKDVISLEKMREYHGLYHVLHGVLSPIEGTGPEDINIPSLIKRLQSDEINEVIIATNATAEGEATAMYLSRLIKPAGIKVTRLAHGLSVGSDIEYADEITLLKAVEGRREL; from the coding sequence ATGCATTATCCAGAACCCATTTCAAAATTAATTGATAGTTATCAAAAATTACCAGGTATTGGTGCAAAAACAGCTGCTCGTTTAGCTTTTTTCACCATTGATATGAAGGAAGAAGATGTGACGGATTTTGCGAAAGCGTTGATTAGCGCCAAGCGCGACTTACATTATTGTTCGATTTGCGGAAATATTACAGAAGAAGATCCTTGTGAGATTTGTAAGGATACGACTCGTGACCGTAGTGTTGTACTAGTTGTAGAAGATCCTAAAGATGTTATTTCTTTAGAAAAAATGCGAGAATATCACGGTTTATATCATGTTTTACATGGCGTTTTATCGCCTATTGAAGGGACAGGTCCGGAAGATATTAATATTCCTAGCTTGATTAAACGATTGCAATCTGATGAAATTAATGAAGTCATTATCGCCACTAATGCGACTGCTGAAGGGGAAGCAACAGCGATGTATTTATCTCGTTTAATTAAACCAGCTGGAATTAAGGTTACACGTCTAGCCCATGGTCTTTCAGTGGGAAGCGATATTGAATACGCAGATGAAATTACATTACTTAAAGCAGTTGAAGGGCGTAGAGAACTTTAA
- a CDS encoding YaaL family protein, with translation MLFGKNKKGLLRKEYDESLLELMYKTKDEWEYKKDIEDSVFDKDGLLFAQTKLAEAKYFYLFKEARIRKLKSTKVR, from the coding sequence ATGTTATTTGGAAAAAATAAAAAAGGCTTATTAAGAAAAGAATACGATGAATCCTTACTTGAGTTAATGTATAAAACAAAAGATGAGTGGGAGTATAAAAAAGATATTGAAGATTCTGTTTTTGACAAAGACGGTCTTTTGTTTGCTCAAACAAAATTAGCTGAAGCTAAGTATTTTTATCTATTTAAAGAAGCTCGGATTAGAAAATTAAAAAGTACTAAAGTAAGATAA
- a CDS encoding aminotransferase class I/II-fold pyridoxal phosphate-dependent enzyme, translating into MGEKKNFDQKQRPLFDALKKHHKQEKISFHVPGHKNGLNWLEDMAAFRGILPFDQTEVTGLDYLHEAEGAIKKSQDLLTNFYQSQQSYYLVNGSTVGNLAMILGTTQKGDRVFVDRNVHQSIIHGLELNELRPIFLAPEIESKHQSPVGISLATLQKALLAYPDVKALILTYPTYAGDIYPIEELLDLAKAHNCLTLVDEAHGAHFILGEQNASFPKSALFLGADIVVQSAHKMLPALTQSAYLHIGNNLTEEQKSKVEHYLHMLQSSSPSYLLMLSLEYARWFLASLTAADLEASLVLVKNWKCFFEEQGLNAEISGDPLKLILRYQGLTGIELGKKLEKSGLFPELVDHEKIVLTFPLIKENQDLGAFSEFDKCQLGLEKSSEKRNNFIVNGHYSRLSELELTYAAQVGLMFEKIMWRTSIGRIAAENITPYPPGVPLALKGEKIQQEHITQLAGWLSQGARVVGLTEQGEIQVYLEEK; encoded by the coding sequence ATGGGAGAGAAAAAAAACTTCGATCAGAAACAGCGGCCTCTTTTTGACGCCTTAAAAAAACACCACAAACAGGAAAAAATTTCTTTTCATGTGCCAGGACATAAAAATGGATTAAACTGGCTAGAGGATATGGCGGCATTCAGAGGTATTCTACCGTTTGATCAAACGGAAGTGACGGGGTTAGACTATTTACATGAAGCAGAAGGAGCAATTAAAAAGAGTCAAGATTTGTTAACGAACTTCTATCAGAGTCAACAAAGTTATTATTTAGTTAATGGCTCAACTGTTGGGAACTTAGCTATGATTTTAGGCACAACGCAAAAAGGTGACCGAGTATTTGTTGATCGTAATGTCCATCAATCAATTATTCATGGTTTGGAGTTAAATGAATTACGTCCTATTTTTTTAGCGCCTGAAATCGAGTCTAAACATCAATCACCAGTAGGTATCTCACTTGCCACTTTACAAAAAGCTTTATTGGCCTATCCAGACGTAAAAGCGTTGATTTTGACGTATCCAACTTATGCAGGAGATATTTATCCAATTGAAGAGCTACTTGATTTAGCCAAAGCACATAATTGTTTAACTTTAGTTGACGAAGCTCATGGCGCGCATTTTATATTAGGAGAACAAAACGCCAGCTTTCCAAAGTCAGCCTTATTTTTGGGAGCTGATATTGTAGTACAATCAGCACATAAAATGTTGCCAGCATTAACCCAATCGGCTTATTTGCATATTGGGAATAATCTTACTGAGGAACAAAAGAGTAAAGTGGAGCATTATTTACATATGCTTCAGTCTAGTAGTCCTTCGTACTTACTTATGCTATCTTTGGAATATGCACGTTGGTTTTTAGCCAGTTTAACAGCAGCTGATTTGGAGGCCAGTCTTGTACTTGTAAAAAATTGGAAATGTTTTTTTGAAGAGCAAGGATTGAATGCTGAAATAAGTGGAGATCCTCTTAAATTAATTTTGAGGTATCAAGGGTTGACCGGAATAGAATTAGGAAAAAAGCTAGAGAAATCTGGTTTATTTCCAGAACTAGTAGATCATGAAAAAATCGTTCTAACTTTCCCGCTAATAAAAGAGAACCAAGATTTGGGTGCTTTTTCAGAGTTTGATAAGTGTCAGTTAGGTTTAGAAAAGAGTAGCGAGAAAAGAAATAATTTTATTGTGAATGGTCATTATTCAAGATTGAGTGAACTAGAGTTAACCTATGCTGCGCAAGTGGGATTGATGTTTGAGAAAATAATGTGGCGAACAAGTATCGGCCGAATAGCAGCAGAGAATATTACGCCTTATCCACCAGGAGTTCCTTTAGCGTTAAAGGGTGAAAAAATTCAACAAGAGCATATCACTCAGTTAGCAGGTTGGTTGAGCCAAGGAGCAAGAGTGGTTGGATTAACAGAGCAAGGTGAAATACAGGTTTATTTGGAAGAAAAATAG
- a CDS encoding DUF1576 domain-containing protein has translation MKGKLEKKNSETKLEVTRDEVTNKVMQPQITEDSKYYLLVSFSLALMAIAFLFQSPIEIFDGMKVIMRSSGKLLTDYMELTSIGAAFFNSGLLTLLSVLMVRSQKITISGPLVAGILTVCGFSLFGKNLFNSIPITLGVMLYAKFERRPFSHFVLISLFGTALGPVVSEFAFGMGLEPWKGIALGYLIGIGIGLILPPLSSHFLSFHKGFSLYNIGFTSGIIGMFITAISRMFGHEIESVSILSSGNNLSLSIVIIGFCFVFFGLGFYYNGMSIGGYPKLLKHSGKLVTDFFLLEGFGTTLINMGLQGIVATSYVLLVGGELNGPVIGGILTIMGFSAFGKHPRNSIPIFIGVYLAAIFNIYQPNSTNALLAALFGTTLAPISGYYGSFAGVVAGFLHMALVMNIGYLHGGMNLYNNGFSGGFTAAILVPIYDAILNLKKEKKA, from the coding sequence ATGAAAGGAAAGTTAGAAAAAAAGAATAGTGAAACTAAATTGGAAGTAACTAGGGATGAAGTTACTAACAAGGTAATGCAACCACAAATAACTGAAGATAGTAAGTACTATTTATTAGTCAGCTTCAGCTTAGCGTTAATGGCAATTGCTTTTTTGTTCCAATCGCCTATCGAAATTTTTGATGGAATGAAAGTGATTATGAGATCATCAGGGAAACTGTTAACAGATTATATGGAACTGACGTCAATTGGGGCAGCTTTTTTTAATAGTGGATTGTTAACGTTATTGAGCGTTTTGATGGTGCGTTCCCAAAAAATCACGATTTCAGGACCGTTAGTGGCAGGGATTTTGACTGTCTGTGGTTTCTCTTTATTTGGGAAAAATTTATTTAACTCAATTCCAATCACATTAGGGGTTATGTTATATGCCAAGTTCGAGCGGCGTCCATTTTCACACTTTGTTTTAATTAGTTTATTTGGAACAGCATTGGGACCTGTAGTTAGTGAGTTTGCTTTTGGAATGGGATTAGAGCCTTGGAAAGGAATTGCTTTAGGCTATTTAATTGGGATTGGCATAGGTCTAATTTTGCCACCTTTATCGAGCCATTTTTTAAGCTTTCACAAAGGATTCAGTTTATATAATATCGGGTTTACTTCTGGCATTATTGGTATGTTTATTACAGCTATTAGCCGCATGTTTGGTCATGAAATTGAGAGTGTCTCAATCCTTTCTAGTGGAAACAATCTGAGTTTATCAATAGTAATTATTGGTTTTTGTTTTGTTTTTTTTGGATTGGGTTTCTACTATAACGGTATGAGTATTGGTGGTTATCCCAAGTTATTGAAGCATTCTGGAAAGTTGGTTACTGATTTTTTCTTATTAGAAGGATTTGGGACAACATTAATCAATATGGGTTTGCAAGGAATTGTAGCAACATCTTATGTTTTGTTAGTTGGTGGAGAGCTAAATGGGCCAGTTATTGGTGGAATTCTAACAATTATGGGATTTAGTGCTTTCGGGAAACATCCGCGTAATAGCATTCCAATTTTTATTGGCGTTTATTTAGCCGCAATTTTTAATATTTACCAACCTAATTCAACAAATGCTTTATTAGCAGCTTTATTTGGAACAACATTAGCTCCGATTAGTGGTTACTATGGCAGCTTTGCAGGAGTCGTAGCAGGCTTTTTGCATATGGCATTAGTGATGAATATCGGCTATTTACATGGTGGTATGAATTTATATAATAATGGCTTTTCTGGTGGCTTTACAGCCGCAATTTTGGTTCCAATTTATGATGCTATCTTAAATTTAAAAAAGGAGAAAAAAGCATGA
- a CDS encoding MarR family winged helix-turn-helix transcriptional regulator, with translation MNKEEQIKVGFRELYDKMSWLNRRKMEDSLKGYTSSEVHCMEYIEKNKDSNVTKLADSFYMTRGAISKLTKKLIKKELIESYQKSDNKKEIYFRLTEKGRAVYDIHEKLHNEFSERDKVVFEQVTEEQFNSMLHFVELYSQHLDKEIKKVTLNTKSE, from the coding sequence ATGAATAAAGAAGAACAAATTAAAGTAGGATTTAGAGAGTTATATGATAAAATGAGCTGGTTAAATCGAAGGAAGATGGAAGACAGTTTGAAAGGCTATACGTCCTCTGAAGTTCATTGTATGGAGTACATCGAAAAAAATAAAGACTCTAATGTGACTAAATTAGCTGACTCTTTTTATATGACGAGAGGTGCTATCAGCAAGCTAACGAAGAAGCTGATAAAAAAAGAGCTGATTGAGAGCTATCAAAAGTCCGATAATAAGAAAGAAATTTACTTTAGGCTGACAGAAAAGGGGCGAGCAGTATATGATATTCATGAAAAGTTGCACAATGAATTCAGTGAACGAGATAAAGTTGTTTTTGAGCAGGTAACTGAGGAACAATTTAATAGCATGCTACATTTTGTCGAATTGTACAGTCAGCATCTAGATAAAGAAATAAAGAAAGTAACGCTAAATACTAAATCAGAATAA
- a CDS encoding MFS transporter: protein MSKFKENNDQNSEKRIDKHALAFGLISGFLCGLGFSIIMPVVPFLVRPYVNSPQNQTIIVILLTSVYAVCVFFVAPGIGALSDRYGRRPVLLICLLGSAIGYLIFGIGRALWVLFIGRIVEGVTGGSISTIFAYFSDIIPAQQRTKYFGWMSAVVGVGTAIGPALGGLLARFDYSLPLYFGAIITVINVVYGFIYMPESLDKKDRIVAIPIVRLNPFTQLITILSMKNLKWLLISAFLLWLPNGSLQAIFSQFTIDNFNWKPAIIGLMFSIMGIQDILSQGLIMPKLLLKYTDKQIAIVGMTAEIIGYSLIAGSALFSFYPFFIIGIFVFGFGDSIFGPSFNGMLSKSVDASEQGRVQGGSQSIQALARIAGPIIGGQIYITLGHAAPAFMGVILIALAILFLYKRGLVET from the coding sequence ATGTCAAAATTTAAAGAAAATAATGATCAAAATTCAGAAAAAAGAATAGACAAGCATGCGTTAGCCTTTGGTCTTATTTCAGGTTTCCTTTGTGGGCTTGGTTTTAGTATCATAATGCCGGTTGTTCCATTTTTAGTGCGGCCTTATGTAAATAGCCCTCAAAATCAAACTATTATTGTTATATTACTTACATCTGTTTATGCAGTCTGTGTCTTTTTTGTTGCTCCTGGTATCGGGGCTCTAAGCGATAGATATGGTCGTCGACCAGTCTTATTAATTTGTCTTCTAGGCTCTGCTATTGGCTACCTAATTTTTGGAATAGGTAGAGCTTTATGGGTTTTATTTATTGGACGTATTGTTGAAGGAGTGACAGGTGGAAGTATTAGTACGATTTTTGCTTATTTTTCTGATATCATTCCTGCTCAGCAAAGAACCAAATATTTTGGATGGATGAGTGCTGTAGTTGGAGTTGGAACGGCTATTGGCCCAGCATTGGGTGGTTTACTGGCTAGATTTGATTACTCATTGCCGCTGTATTTTGGAGCAATAATTACAGTAATCAACGTTGTATATGGATTTATCTATATGCCTGAGAGTTTAGATAAAAAAGATCGAATTGTAGCTATTCCAATAGTAAGGTTGAATCCATTTACACAATTAATTACTATTTTATCGATGAAAAATTTAAAATGGTTGTTGATATCAGCTTTCTTATTGTGGTTACCAAATGGTTCATTACAGGCTATTTTTTCACAATTTACAATTGATAATTTTAATTGGAAACCAGCTATAATTGGATTGATGTTTTCAATTATGGGCATCCAAGATATTCTTTCACAAGGGCTAATCATGCCTAAACTTTTATTAAAATATACGGACAAGCAAATTGCAATTGTTGGAATGACAGCTGAAATTATCGGGTATAGCTTGATTGCAGGCTCAGCTTTGTTTTCATTTTATCCATTTTTTATTATTGGAATATTTGTTTTTGGATTTGGGGATTCAATTTTTGGTCCATCATTTAATGGAATGTTATCTAAATCTGTTGATGCTAGTGAACAAGGGAGAGTCCAAGGCGGTAGTCAATCAATTCAAGCTTTAGCAAGAATTGCTGGACCGATTATTGGAGGTCAAATCTATATCACACTAGGTCACGCAGCTCCTGCTTTTATGGGTGTGATTCTCATTGCACTAGCGATTTTATTTCTATATAAGCGCGGACTTGTTGAGACTTAA